In the Populus trichocarpa isolate Nisqually-1 chromosome 1, P.trichocarpa_v4.1, whole genome shotgun sequence genome, one interval contains:
- the LOC18095330 gene encoding protein SIEVE ELEMENT OCCLUSION B, translated as MASGLPFRHPAQGFNASQQLIKSDRGSMLTMSDDNVMMKQIVGTHAPDGREVDVKPLLHLVEDILKRATQQIDTSLTTSQAHAELEDKTHQVNFVSMLDALSYTIDRISCEIAYKSLDGTDAHATTVSLFNMLPSYSWDAKLVLTLAAFALNYGEFWLLAQIYSSNQLAKSMAILRQLPSIMEHSGPLKPRFDAINNLIKVMMDVARCVVEFKDLPPAYISNEVPALSTAMAHIPTAVYWTMRSVVACAAQITSLTTMGHEFSISTTVAWELSSLAHKLSNILDHLKTQLATCYQHIDEKRNVESFRMLKNLFEMVHIDNMKILKALIYAKDDIQPLIDGSSKKRVHLDVLRRKNVLLLISGLDMSNDELSILEQIYNESRPHEARLESQYEVVWVPIVDRSVQSDAMKEKFESMQSSMPWYTVYHPSLIEKAVIRFIKEVWHFRNKPILVVLDPQGKVVSPNALHMMWIWGSSAFPFTSLREESLWRDETWRLELLVDGIDPVILNWIKEGKYIFLYGGDDDEWARKFANTARAVAQAARIPLEMVYVGKSSKREKIRRVIATITVEKLSYVWQDLTMIWFFWTRLESMVYSKIQLGRLDDHDPMMQEIKKLLSYDREGGWAVLSNGSNVVANGHRTTVLQTLLEYDLWKAQVPVKGFDLAFRDHQGSIHDISRPCCRFDFPMTTGRIPETMKCPECNRTMEKFSTFLCCHDEVIPDELFK; from the exons ATGGCATCAGGCCTTCCCTTCAGGCACCCTGCCCAAGGTTTCAATGCAAGCCAGCAACTGATCAAGAGTGACCGCGGCAGCATGCTAACAATGTCTGATGACAATGTGATGATGAAACAAATTGTAGGAACTCATGCTCCTGATGGCCGAGAGGTTGATGTCAAACCTCTTCTCCACCTTGTTGAAGACATCCTCAAACGTGCCACCCAGCAAATCGATACCTCTCTGACG ACTTCCCAAGCCCATGCTGAATTGGAGGACAAGACTCACCAAGTCAATTTTGTTTCCATGCTCGATGCACTGTCGTATACAATAGACAGAATTTCCTGCGAG ATTGCCTACAAGTCACTGGATGGGACAGATGCCCACGCAACAACTGTATCACTTTTCAACATGCTACCAAGCTATTCCTGGGATGCCAAGCTGGTGCTCACCTTGGCGGCTTTTGCTTTGAATTATGGAGAATTCTGGCTGCTTGCCCAGATTTACTCATCAAACCAACTTGCCAAATCCATGGCAATCCTCAGGCAATTGCCTAGCATCATGGAACACTCTGGGCCCTTGAAGCCTCGCTTCGATGCCATTAACAATCTGATCAAGGTCATGATGGACGTGGCTAGGTGCGTGGTTGAGTTCAAGGATCTACCGCCGGCTTACATTTCTAATGAAGTACCAGCATTGTCTACAGCCATGGCCCATATCCCCACTGCTGTCTACTGGACCATGAGGAGTGTTGTGGCTTGTGCGGCTCAGATTACTAGCCTCACTACCATGGGACATGA GTTTTCTATATCAACCACTGTGGCATGGGAGCTATCCAGCTTGGCTCACAAACTCAGCAACATACTTGACCATCTCAAGACGCAATTGGCTACTTGCTACCAACACATAG ATGAAAAGAGAAATGTCGAATCCTTTCGAATGCTAAAGAATCTCTTTGAAATGGTCCACATTGACAACATGAAGATCCTAAAGGCCCTGATTTATGCCAAGGATGATATCCAGCCACTTATAGATGGTTCTTCCAAGAAAAGA GTCCATCTTGATGTGCTAAGAAGGAAAAATGTGCTATTGCTTATTTCTGGCCTCGACATGTCGAACGATGAGCTTTCAATTCTTGAACAGATATACAATGAATCCAGGCCTCACGAAGCTAGGCTGGAAAGTCAGTATGAGGTGGTCTGGGTCCCAATTGTGGACCGTTCAGTCCAGAGCGATGCAATGAAGGAGAAATTTGAAAGCATGCAGTCTTCAATGCCATGGTACACAGTGTACCACCCTTCACTGATTGAGAAGGCAGTCATTAGGTTTATTAAGGAGGTGTGGCACTTCAGGAACAAGCCTATTCTTGTGGTGCTTGACCCGCAAGGCAAGGTGGTTAGCCCAAATGCACTCCACATGATGTGGATATGGGGAAGCAGTGCCTTCCCTTTCACTAGCTTGAGAGAGGAATCTCTCTGGAGGGATGAGACATGGAGGCTTGAGCTTCTAGTGGATGGCATTGACCCAGTGATTCTTAATTGG ATCAAGGAAGGAAAGTACATTTTCTTGTACGGAGGAGACGACGATGAATGGGCGAGGAAGTTCGCAAACACCGCACGTGCTGTGGCGCAGGCAGCCCGCATTCCCCTGGAGATGGTTTATGTGGGGAAGAGCAGCAAAAGGGAGAAAATCCGGCGAGTCATTGCGACAATCACCGTGGAGAAGCTCAGTTACGTCTGGCAAGACCTTACCATGATATGGTTCTTTTGGACCAGGCTAGAGAGTATGGTGTACTCCAAGATTCAGTTAGGCAGGCTTGATGACCATGATCCTATGATGCAAGAAATCAAGAAGTTGCTTAGCTACGACAGAGAAGGTGGATGGGCTGTGCTTAGCAATGGGTCTAATGTTGTGGCCAATGGTCACAGGACTACAGTTTTGCAAACATTGCTTGAGTATGACTTGTGGAAGGCCCAAGTGCCTGTCAAGGGCTTTGATTTGGCCTTCCGTGATCACCAAGGCAGTATCCATGACATTTCTCGTCCTTGCTGCCGCTTCGATTTCCCAATGACTACGGGTAGGATCCCTGAGACCATGAAATGCCCAGAGTGCAACCGCACCATGGAGAAATTCTCCACTTTCCTTTGCTGCCATGACGAGGTCATTCCAGACGAGCTCTTCAAGTAA